In Bradyrhizobium erythrophlei, a single genomic region encodes these proteins:
- a CDS encoding response regulator: protein MTATHLVIADDHPLFRDALRQAVASVVTSAKIDEAGSFEELTALLDQDSDVDLVLLDLTMPGISGFSGLIYLRAQFPAIPVVIVSASDDGGTIRQSLDFGASGFIPKRFGVETLRDAIMKVLDGDVWVPADTDLSSQTDPELARLRDRLVTLTPQQVRVLMMLSEGLLNKQIAYELGVSEATIKAHVSAILQKLGVESRTQAVIAASKIAGGQWRAPQQP, encoded by the coding sequence ATGACTGCCACCCATCTCGTCATTGCCGATGACCACCCGCTGTTCCGCGACGCCTTGCGGCAGGCGGTGGCGAGCGTGGTGACATCGGCCAAAATCGATGAGGCCGGCAGCTTCGAGGAACTGACGGCGCTGCTCGATCAGGATTCCGACGTTGATCTGGTGCTGCTCGATCTGACGATGCCGGGAATCTCGGGCTTTTCCGGACTGATTTACCTGCGGGCGCAATTTCCGGCCATTCCGGTCGTGATCGTTTCGGCGAGCGACGATGGCGGAACCATCCGCCAGTCGCTGGACTTCGGCGCGTCCGGCTTCATCCCGAAGCGATTTGGCGTTGAAACACTGCGTGATGCCATCATGAAGGTGCTCGACGGCGACGTCTGGGTGCCGGCGGACACCGACCTGTCCTCGCAGACCGATCCGGAACTGGCGCGTCTGCGCGACCGCCTGGTAACGCTCACCCCGCAGCAGGTGCGGGTGCTGATGATGCTGTCGGAAGGTCTGCTCAACAAGCAGATCGCCTATGAGCTTGGCGTGTCGGAAGCGACCATCAAGGCGCACGTCTCTGCGATCCTGCAAAAACTCGGCGTCGAAAGCCGGACGCAGGCGGTGATTGCCGCCTCCAAAATCGCCGGCGGCCAGTGGCGCGCGCCGCAGCAGCCCTAG
- a CDS encoding PAS domain-containing hybrid sensor histidine kinase/response regulator — translation MLHDWGVIAVAFGYIGFLFFVASYGDRLSPAQRGRASGLIYPLSLAIYCTSWTFFGSVGFATRTSVDFLAIYVGPILMIGLCTPLLRRVIKLAKSQNITSIADFIAARYGKSQAVAATVAVIAIIGSVPYIALQLKAVASSLETILVDEQAFVAIPVIGDIALIAMLAMAAFAVLFGTRQTDATEHQHGLMLAVATESIVKLVAFIAAGAFVTFWMFSPHELVERAMKTPEAVRAIEYVPSIGNFLTMTLLSFCAIMLLPRQFHVSVVENSTPAEVNRARWLFPTYLVAINLFVIPIALAGLIMFPFGAVDPDMFVLALPVEGDASLLSVAVFVGGLSAATAMVIVECVALSVMVSNDIIMPLVLQRRRETGNGQQDFGRFLLGTRRFAIFAIMALGYFYYRALGEAQLAAIGLLSFAAIAQLAPAFFGGLFWQRATARGAMAGMLVGFAMWGYTLFLPSFLDGTPVGLAFLQNGPFGIETLRPQALFGSNLPQLLHGVLWSLSLNILTYVLLSLSRQPSSIERMQADLFAPSVLTPMTPTFRRWRTTVTVQDIQSTVAQYLGPDRARESFEAFAASHSTHLSPSAPADFELLQHAEHLIASSIGAASSRLVMSLLLRKRTVSAKAALKLLDDSHAALHFNREVLQTALNHVRQGIAVFDADLQLICSNRQFGDILGLAPHLVQIGIPLKEILEYITAITPSEFGDNDMVVERRLKAYTAEGKPYLERLPDRHMVIEVRSNRMPGGGLVITFSDVTPSFEAAEALERANATLEKRVRDRTEELTRLNSELALAKSTAEDANISKTRFLAAASHDILQPLNAARLYVTSLVERQNGGEDSRLVENIDDSLEAIEEILGALLDISRLDAGAMTTSITNFKIGDLMRSLEIEFAPIARAKGLKLTFEPCSLPVQSDRLLLRRLLQNLISNAIKYTPRGRVLVGCRRRGQSLHIGVYDTGVGIPVQKRGEIFKEFHRLEQGARIARGLGLGLSIVERLARVLGHGIAIDSIASGGSLFSVTVPTAKAINHTAAVTSATPLAKTPMAGTLIACIENDAAILDGMKTLLKGWDAEVIAVADPESAIEAIEAANKRVTGLLVDYHLDRGNGLAAIRDIRKKFGETIPAILITADRSPHVRAAAREENVAVLNKPVKPASLRALVGQWRTQQMVAAE, via the coding sequence CGAGTTACGGCGACCGTCTCTCGCCGGCGCAGCGCGGCCGCGCCAGCGGGCTGATCTATCCGCTGTCGCTTGCGATCTACTGCACTTCGTGGACCTTCTTCGGTTCAGTCGGCTTTGCCACCCGCACCAGCGTCGACTTCCTGGCGATCTATGTCGGCCCGATCCTGATGATCGGCCTCTGCACCCCGTTGCTGCGCCGGGTGATCAAGCTCGCCAAATCTCAGAACATCACCTCGATCGCCGACTTCATCGCCGCGCGTTACGGCAAGAGCCAGGCGGTGGCCGCGACGGTGGCGGTGATCGCCATTATCGGTTCGGTGCCCTACATCGCGCTTCAGCTCAAGGCTGTCGCCTCCTCGCTCGAAACCATCCTGGTCGACGAGCAGGCGTTCGTCGCCATCCCCGTCATTGGCGACATCGCGCTGATCGCCATGCTGGCGATGGCGGCTTTTGCCGTCTTGTTCGGAACCCGCCAGACCGATGCGACCGAACATCAACACGGATTGATGCTGGCGGTCGCCACCGAATCGATCGTCAAACTCGTGGCCTTCATCGCAGCCGGCGCCTTCGTCACCTTCTGGATGTTCTCGCCGCACGAACTGGTCGAGCGCGCGATGAAGACGCCGGAAGCCGTACGCGCCATCGAATACGTGCCGTCGATCGGCAATTTCCTGACCATGACGCTGCTGTCATTCTGCGCGATCATGCTGCTGCCGCGCCAGTTCCACGTCAGCGTGGTCGAGAATTCCACGCCCGCGGAAGTCAATCGCGCGCGCTGGTTGTTTCCGACCTATCTGGTAGCGATCAACCTGTTCGTGATTCCGATCGCGCTCGCGGGCCTCATCATGTTTCCGTTCGGTGCGGTGGATCCGGACATGTTCGTGCTGGCACTGCCGGTCGAGGGCGATGCATCGCTGCTTAGCGTCGCCGTGTTCGTCGGCGGATTGTCGGCTGCCACCGCCATGGTGATCGTCGAATGCGTCGCGCTTTCCGTGATGGTGTCAAACGACATCATCATGCCGCTGGTATTGCAGCGCCGGCGCGAAACCGGCAACGGCCAGCAGGATTTCGGCCGCTTCCTGCTGGGGACGCGCCGCTTCGCCATCTTCGCCATCATGGCTCTCGGCTATTTCTACTACCGCGCGCTCGGCGAGGCACAACTCGCCGCGATCGGGCTGTTGTCGTTTGCGGCGATCGCGCAGCTCGCGCCCGCTTTCTTCGGCGGACTGTTCTGGCAGCGCGCCACCGCACGCGGCGCCATGGCCGGCATGCTGGTCGGCTTTGCGATGTGGGGCTACACGCTTTTCCTGCCGAGCTTCCTCGACGGCACGCCGGTCGGGCTCGCGTTCCTGCAAAACGGCCCGTTCGGGATCGAGACGCTGAGGCCGCAGGCGTTGTTCGGCTCCAACCTCCCGCAACTTCTGCACGGCGTGCTGTGGTCGCTCTCGCTCAACATCCTGACTTATGTGCTGCTGTCGCTGTCGCGTCAGCCATCCTCGATCGAACGGATGCAGGCGGATCTGTTCGCGCCGAGCGTCCTGACGCCGATGACGCCAACGTTCCGCCGCTGGCGCACCACCGTGACCGTGCAGGACATCCAGAGCACGGTGGCGCAATATCTCGGACCCGACCGCGCACGGGAGTCCTTCGAGGCCTTTGCGGCCTCGCACAGCACTCACCTGTCACCGTCGGCGCCGGCCGATTTCGAACTGCTCCAGCACGCCGAGCATCTGATCGCATCATCGATCGGCGCCGCTTCATCGCGCCTCGTGATGTCGCTGCTGTTGCGCAAACGAACGGTCTCCGCCAAGGCGGCGCTCAAGCTGCTCGATGATTCCCACGCGGCGCTGCATTTCAACCGCGAGGTCCTGCAAACCGCACTCAATCACGTGCGGCAGGGCATCGCCGTGTTCGACGCCGACCTGCAACTGATCTGCTCCAACCGCCAGTTCGGCGACATCCTCGGCCTGGCGCCACATCTCGTGCAGATCGGGATTCCGTTGAAGGAAATCCTCGAATACATCACGGCGATCACGCCATCGGAGTTTGGCGACAACGACATGGTGGTGGAGCGGCGGCTGAAGGCTTACACCGCCGAAGGCAAGCCGTATCTCGAGCGCCTGCCGGACCGGCATATGGTGATCGAAGTGCGCTCCAACCGGATGCCGGGCGGCGGCCTCGTCATCACCTTCTCCGACGTCACGCCTTCCTTTGAAGCGGCCGAAGCGCTGGAGCGCGCCAACGCCACGCTGGAGAAGCGCGTCCGCGACCGCACCGAGGAGCTGACGCGGTTGAACTCGGAGCTGGCGCTGGCGAAAAGCACCGCCGAAGATGCCAATATCTCCAAGACGCGTTTTTTGGCGGCGGCAAGCCACGACATCCTTCAGCCGCTGAATGCAGCCCGCCTCTATGTGACGAGCCTCGTCGAACGCCAGAACGGCGGCGAGGATTCCAGGCTGGTCGAGAACATCGACGATTCACTTGAAGCGATCGAGGAAATCCTCGGCGCGCTGCTCGACATTTCGCGGCTCGACGCCGGCGCCATGACAACCTCGATCACGAATTTCAAGATCGGGGACCTGATGCGCTCGCTGGAAATCGAATTCGCACCGATCGCGCGCGCCAAGGGGCTGAAGCTCACCTTCGAGCCATGCTCGCTGCCGGTGCAATCCGATCGATTGTTGCTGCGGCGGCTGTTGCAGAACCTGATTTCCAACGCCATCAAATATACCCCGCGCGGTCGGGTGCTGGTCGGCTGCCGCCGTCGCGGCCAGTCCCTGCATATTGGTGTCTATGACACCGGCGTCGGCATTCCCGTGCAGAAGCGCGGCGAGATCTTCAAGGAGTTTCACCGGCTGGAGCAAGGCGCGCGGATCGCGCGTGGCCTCGGGCTCGGATTGTCGATCGTCGAACGGCTCGCCCGCGTGCTCGGTCACGGCATCGCGATCGATTCCATCGCCAGCGGCGGCTCGCTGTTCTCGGTGACGGTGCCGACGGCGAAGGCCATCAACCATACCGCCGCGGTCACCAGCGCCACGCCATTGGCGAAAACGCCGATGGCGGGCACTTTGATCGCCTGCATCGAAAACGATGCCGCGATCCTCGACGGCATGAAAACGCTATTGAAGGGCTGGGACGCCGAGGTCATTGCGGTCGCCGATCCCGAATCCGCCATCGAGGCGATCGAAGCGGCGAACAAGCGGGTCACCGGACTTCTGGTCGACTATCACCTCGACCGCGGCAACGGGCTCGCCGCGATCCGCGACATCCGCAAGAAATTTGGCGAGACGATCCCCGCCATCCTCATCACCGCCGACCGCAGCCCGCACGTACGCGCCGCCGCGCGCGAGGAAAACGTCGCGGTGCTGAACAAGCCGGTGAAGCCGGCCTCGCTGCGCGCGCTGGTCGGACAATGGCGCACCCAGCAGATGGTCGCTGCGGAGTAA
- a CDS encoding ATP F0F1 synthase subunit B (Produces ATP from ADP in the presence of a proton gradient across the membrane. Subunit B is part of the membrane proton channel.), producing MFAEPEFWVAVGFVILMGVFAYVGVHRTVLTALDHRSERIKAELDDARRLKQEAASLLEEYKARRASAEREAQEIVAAAKVDAERVASEAKAKMEDFVARRTKTAENKIALAEAQALADVRAAAANAAVTAASTVLSQTVKGPVADDLLAKGITEVREKLN from the coding sequence ATGTTCGCCGAACCGGAATTCTGGGTCGCAGTTGGTTTCGTCATCCTGATGGGTGTGTTCGCCTATGTCGGCGTTCACCGCACGGTGCTGACGGCGCTCGATCATCGCAGCGAGCGGATCAAGGCCGAGCTCGACGATGCCCGCCGCCTCAAGCAGGAAGCAGCCAGCCTGCTCGAGGAATACAAGGCCCGGCGCGCCAGCGCCGAGCGTGAGGCCCAGGAAATCGTCGCCGCTGCGAAGGTCGACGCCGAACGCGTCGCCTCGGAGGCCAAAGCCAAGATGGAAGATTTCGTCGCCCGGCGCACCAAGACTGCCGAGAACAAGATCGCGCTCGCCGAGGCCCAGGCGCTGGCAGACGTGCGCGCCGCCGCGGCCAATGCCGCGGTGACGGCGGCCTCCACTGTCCTTTCGCAGACGGTGAAGGGGCCGGTCGCCGACGACCTGCTCGCCAAGGGCATCACTGAAGTTCGTGAAAAGCTGAACTGA
- a CDS encoding F0F1 ATP synthase subunit A, translating into MVDPIEQFHIEKLFTIGHIGNQEIAFTNSSAYMLGAVALISLLMLGSGRRLVPGRIQSVAEIAYEFVANTIRSTAGKDGMKFFPLIFSLFMLIAVSNIVGVIPYNFTIASHIIVTAALAFLVFFTVLIYGFYKNGLKFLKLFVPSGIPIFILPLVVFIEIFSFFLRPISHSVRLFANMLAGHIALAVFASFIPLLAGLGILGYFGAILPLGMVIALTALELLVAFLQAYVFTILTCIYINDAIHPGH; encoded by the coding sequence ATGGTCGATCCGATCGAACAATTCCACATCGAAAAGCTCTTCACGATTGGCCATATCGGCAATCAGGAGATCGCCTTCACCAATTCCTCCGCCTACATGCTCGGAGCGGTGGCGCTGATTTCGTTGCTGATGCTCGGCTCGGGCCGGCGCCTGGTGCCGGGGCGCATCCAGTCGGTCGCCGAAATCGCTTACGAATTCGTCGCCAACACCATTCGATCGACGGCCGGCAAGGACGGAATGAAGTTCTTTCCGCTGATCTTTTCGCTGTTCATGCTGATCGCCGTCTCCAACATCGTCGGCGTCATTCCCTACAACTTCACGATCGCAAGCCACATCATCGTCACCGCGGCGCTGGCGTTCCTGGTGTTCTTCACCGTGCTGATCTACGGCTTCTACAAGAACGGCCTGAAATTCCTCAAGCTGTTCGTGCCCTCGGGCATTCCGATCTTCATCCTGCCGCTGGTCGTTTTCATCGAGATCTTCTCGTTCTTCCTGCGGCCGATCTCGCATTCGGTGCGTCTGTTTGCCAACATGCTGGCGGGCCACATTGCGCTCGCCGTGTTCGCGAGCTTCATTCCGCTGCTGGCTGGCCTCGGCATCCTTGGCTACTTCGGCGCCATTTTGCCGCTCGGCATGGTCATTGCGCTGACCGCGCTTGAGCTTCTGGTGGCCTTCCTCCAGGCCTACGTCTTCACCATCCTCACCTGCATCTACATCAACGATGCTATCCATCCGGGCCACTAG
- a CDS encoding secondary thiamine-phosphate synthase enzyme YjbQ, whose product MTSSKSISRNALSAVSASSVVSSLLTVQTPGRGFVDLTAEVAEFVQEANAVEGQLTLFIRHTSASLTIQENADPTVLRDLTAALDRLAPEDFGWSHDTEGPDDMPAHVKTMLSATSLQVPVMKGKLMLGVWQAIYLIEHRRRPHAREVVIQFVGKTRTD is encoded by the coding sequence ATGACATCGTCCAAATCCATCTCTCGCAATGCGCTCTCGGCGGTTTCCGCGAGTTCGGTCGTATCGTCCTTGTTGACGGTGCAGACCCCGGGCCGCGGCTTCGTCGACCTGACGGCCGAGGTCGCGGAGTTCGTGCAGGAGGCGAATGCCGTCGAGGGCCAGTTGACGCTGTTCATCCGTCACACCTCGGCTTCGCTGACGATCCAGGAGAATGCCGATCCCACCGTGCTGAGAGATTTGACTGCCGCGCTCGATCGTCTCGCGCCGGAGGATTTTGGCTGGAGCCACGATACCGAGGGTCCCGACGACATGCCCGCCCATGTCAAAACCATGCTCTCGGCAACCTCGCTGCAAGTGCCGGTCATGAAGGGCAAGCTCATGTTAGGCGTGTGGCAGGCGATCTACCTGATCGAGCACCGGCGGCGTCCGCACGCCCGTGAGGTCGTCATCCAGTTCGTCGGCAAGACCCGCACCGATTAG
- a CDS encoding 2-hydroxychromene-2-carboxylate isomerase — MPRQIDYYFSISSPWAYIGHKLFRDVVATYGLTVNHKPVVLVDLFSETGGLPLIKRHPVRQRYRMLELQRWRDKRGLNFRFQPKYVPLNARLADGLVVAALEAGHDPDPFLRRAFAGVWEQELNLADAETLVRLADDSGLPGKALVERSGSEEISQKYEQNRQEALAADVFGSPAYVLDGEVFWGQDRIELLMDALKSGRPPYRSQI, encoded by the coding sequence ATGCCGCGCCAGATCGACTATTACTTTTCGATTTCCTCTCCCTGGGCCTATATCGGACACAAATTGTTCCGCGATGTCGTCGCGACCTACGGCCTTACGGTCAATCACAAGCCGGTCGTCCTGGTCGATTTGTTTTCGGAAACCGGCGGCTTGCCGCTGATCAAGCGTCATCCGGTGCGGCAGCGCTATCGCATGCTCGAACTGCAGCGCTGGCGCGACAAGCGCGGGCTCAATTTCCGTTTCCAGCCGAAATACGTGCCCCTCAACGCACGGCTGGCCGATGGTCTGGTGGTCGCGGCGCTCGAGGCCGGTCACGATCCCGATCCCTTCCTGCGCCGGGCCTTTGCCGGGGTGTGGGAACAAGAGCTCAATCTTGCTGACGCCGAGACGCTGGTTCGGCTGGCTGACGACAGCGGCCTGCCCGGCAAGGCGCTGGTCGAGCGCTCCGGGAGCGAGGAGATCAGCCAGAAATACGAGCAGAACCGGCAGGAAGCCCTGGCGGCCGACGTGTTCGGATCGCCGGCCTATGTGCTGGACGGTGAGGTATTCTGGGGACAGGACCGGATCGAATTGCTGATGGACGCATTGAAATCAGGCCGTCCGCCCTATCGTTCGCAAATTTGA
- a CDS encoding F0F1 ATP synthase subunit C, which produces MDPIAAKYIGAGIACIGMGGAGAGVGIIFGNYLAAAVRNPSAAQGQFGNLIFGFAVTEALGIFSLLIALLLLFAL; this is translated from the coding sequence ATGGATCCGATTGCCGCGAAGTACATTGGTGCCGGTATTGCCTGCATCGGCATGGGTGGCGCCGGCGCTGGCGTGGGCATCATCTTCGGCAACTATCTTGCCGCTGCGGTGCGCAATCCGTCGGCCGCTCAGGGCCAGTTCGGCAACCTGATTTTCGGCTTCGCCGTGACCGAAGCGCTCGGCATCTTCTCGCTGCTGATCGCGCTGCTCCTGCTTTTCGCGCTCTGA
- a CDS encoding AtpZ/AtpI family protein, whose translation MAQGTNDREEENKSSSEEAALSARLGSLEHRLSELRDSRNIRTDQSGAESGDGSARASAMALGFRLSSELIAGVLVGGLMGWGFDRLLSTSPFGLIVFVLLGFVAGVVNVVRSAGVAQGKTGR comes from the coding sequence ATGGCGCAAGGCACGAACGACCGCGAAGAAGAAAACAAGTCGTCCTCCGAGGAGGCCGCACTTTCCGCAAGGCTCGGAAGTCTGGAGCACCGGTTGTCCGAACTTCGGGACAGCCGAAACATCAGAACTGATCAATCCGGAGCTGAAAGTGGAGACGGCAGCGCCCGCGCTTCGGCGATGGCGCTCGGTTTCCGCCTCTCATCGGAGTTGATCGCCGGCGTTCTCGTCGGAGGGCTGATGGGCTGGGGTTTCGACCGTCTGCTCTCGACGTCCCCTTTCGGGCTCATCGTGTTCGTGCTGCTCGGCTTCGTGGCGGGTGTCGTGAACGTGGTCAGGTCCGCAGGTGTTGCTCAGGGCAAGACCGGCCGCTAA
- a CDS encoding MFS transporter, with translation MTKDERFVILASSLGTVFEWYDFYLYGSLAGIIGAQFFSAYPPATRDIFALLAFAAGFLVRPFGAIVFGRIGDIVGRKYTFLVTILIMGLSTFIVGLLPNAATIGFAAPVILIGLRLAQGLALGGEYGGAATYVAEHAPAGKRGYYTSFIQTTATLGLFLSLLVILFTRSAIGEADFAAWGWRIPFLVSVVLLGISVWIRLRLNESPVFQKMKDEGKSSKAPLTEAFGNWSNAKIVLLALLGGVMGQGVVWYTGQFYALFFLQSILKVDGYTANLLIAWSLLLGTGFFLVFGALSDKIGRKPIILAGCLIAALTFFPIFRMITTNANPALEKAIESVKVEVVADPAGCGDLFNPVGTRVFTSPCDTARDFLAKSSVKYSTTSGPAGSGVKVMINGKDVAYADAKAGNPAVAAAVAAAGYPKAGDAGIVKMSNPFDIFRPQVAAIIGLLFILVIFVTMVYGPIAAMLVELFPTRIRYTSMSLPYHIGNGWFGGLLPATAFAIVASTGDIYAGLWYPIIFASITAVVGFFFLPETKDVDIRTN, from the coding sequence ATGACGAAAGACGAACGTTTCGTCATTCTTGCCTCGTCGCTCGGTACCGTTTTCGAATGGTACGATTTCTATCTTTATGGGTCGCTCGCCGGCATTATCGGTGCGCAGTTCTTCTCGGCCTATCCGCCTGCGACTCGCGATATTTTCGCACTGCTCGCCTTTGCAGCCGGCTTCCTGGTCCGTCCATTCGGCGCCATCGTTTTCGGACGCATTGGCGACATTGTCGGACGCAAATACACCTTCCTCGTCACCATCCTCATCATGGGTTTGTCGACCTTCATCGTCGGCCTGCTGCCGAACGCAGCAACCATCGGCTTTGCCGCGCCGGTCATTCTGATCGGCTTGCGTCTGGCCCAGGGTCTGGCGCTCGGTGGTGAGTACGGCGGTGCCGCTACCTATGTGGCCGAGCACGCGCCTGCCGGCAAACGCGGGTACTACACCTCGTTCATCCAGACGACGGCCACGCTTGGCCTGTTTCTGTCGCTGCTGGTGATCCTGTTCACCCGCTCCGCTATTGGCGAGGCCGACTTCGCCGCCTGGGGCTGGCGTATTCCATTCCTGGTCTCGGTGGTGCTGTTAGGCATATCCGTCTGGATCCGGCTGCGCTTGAATGAATCGCCGGTGTTCCAGAAGATGAAGGACGAGGGCAAGAGCTCGAAGGCTCCGCTCACCGAAGCCTTCGGCAACTGGAGCAATGCCAAGATCGTCTTGCTGGCGCTGCTTGGCGGCGTGATGGGTCAGGGCGTGGTCTGGTACACGGGCCAATTCTACGCGCTGTTCTTCTTGCAATCGATTTTGAAGGTCGACGGCTACACCGCGAATCTTTTGATCGCCTGGTCGCTGCTGCTCGGCACCGGCTTCTTCCTCGTGTTCGGCGCCTTGTCGGACAAGATTGGACGCAAGCCGATTATCCTGGCCGGCTGTCTGATCGCGGCACTGACCTTCTTTCCGATCTTCCGGATGATCACCACCAATGCCAATCCGGCGCTCGAAAAGGCGATCGAATCCGTAAAGGTCGAGGTGGTGGCCGATCCCGCAGGCTGCGGCGATCTGTTCAACCCGGTCGGTACCCGCGTGTTCACCTCACCTTGCGACACCGCCCGCGACTTCCTCGCCAAGTCATCGGTCAAGTATTCGACCACGTCAGGCCCGGCGGGTTCGGGCGTGAAGGTGATGATCAATGGCAAGGACGTGGCCTATGCCGATGCGAAAGCTGGAAACCCGGCCGTCGCCGCTGCGGTAGCTGCCGCCGGTTATCCCAAGGCGGGAGATGCGGGCATCGTGAAGATGAGCAACCCGTTTGACATCTTCCGTCCGCAGGTCGCAGCAATCATTGGATTGCTGTTCATCCTGGTGATCTTCGTGACCATGGTATACGGACCGATCGCTGCGATGCTGGTCGAACTGTTCCCGACCAGAATCCGTTACACCTCGATGTCGCTGCCCTATCACATCGGCAATGGCTGGTTTGGCGGGTTGTTGCCTGCGACGGCCTTCGCGATCGTCGCCTCGACCGGCGATATCTATGCAGGCCTTTGGTACCCGATCATCTTCGCATCTATCACCGCAGTGGTCGGCTTCTTCTTCCTGCCCGAAACCAAGGATGTCGATATCCGAACCAACTGA
- a CDS encoding GNAT family N-acetyltransferase codes for MALFRLPSSGPAALVPRGHGLLLRAPQMSDFLQWAHLREISRGYLTPWEPIWPSDDLTRSGFRRRLRRYAEDIAADRSYPFIVFREADGVMVGGITLANVRRGIVQAGTIGYWVGQPHAHRGYMTTALRVLLPTLFGELNLHRIEAACIPTNVPSIRVLEKCGFTREGLARRYLCINGVWQDHLLFGLLHEDFRG; via the coding sequence ATGGCCCTGTTTCGGTTGCCCTCGAGCGGACCGGCCGCGCTTGTTCCGCGCGGTCATGGGCTCTTGCTGCGCGCTCCGCAGATGTCGGATTTTCTGCAATGGGCGCATTTGCGCGAAATCAGCCGCGGCTATCTGACGCCGTGGGAGCCGATCTGGCCGTCCGACGATTTGACGCGATCCGGCTTCCGGCGGCGGCTGCGCCGTTATGCCGAAGATATTGCCGCCGACCGGTCATATCCCTTCATCGTTTTCCGCGAGGCCGATGGCGTGATGGTCGGCGGGATCACGCTTGCAAATGTGCGCCGCGGCATTGTTCAGGCCGGGACGATCGGATACTGGGTCGGACAGCCCCATGCGCATCGCGGGTACATGACGACGGCGCTCCGGGTGCTGTTGCCGACGCTGTTCGGCGAACTCAATTTGCACCGGATCGAAGCCGCTTGTATCCCCACCAACGTGCCGTCGATCAGGGTACTGGAAAAGTGCGGCTTCACCCGCGAGGGCCTGGCGCGGCGTTACCTCTGCATCAACGGCGTCTGGCAGGACCACCTGCTATTCGGCCTGCTGCATGAGGACTTTCGCGGCTGA
- a CDS encoding F0F1 ATP synthase subunit B': MAESHGQPKGATAHTEADGGHKAPFPPFQKDTFASQLVSLAIAFVALYLIVSKIALPRVGAVIDQRQGTIDGDLAAAQKLKDESDSALKAYESELAAARSRAQAIGAETREKLNAASEAERKTLEEKLSQKLAEAEKTIASTREAAMSNVRGIATDAAAAIVQRLAGVTPDSASVGQAVDASLKG; encoded by the coding sequence ATGGCTGAAAGTCATGGCCAGCCGAAGGGCGCCACCGCTCATACCGAGGCCGACGGCGGCCACAAGGCGCCGTTCCCGCCGTTCCAGAAAGACACCTTCGCCTCGCAGCTGGTGTCGCTGGCGATTGCGTTCGTCGCGCTTTATCTGATCGTCTCGAAGATTGCGTTGCCGCGCGTCGGCGCCGTGATCGACCAGCGTCAGGGCACGATCGATGGCGACCTCGCGGCAGCCCAAAAGCTGAAGGACGAGTCCGACAGTGCGCTCAAGGCCTATGAGAGCGAACTGGCCGCCGCGCGTTCCCGCGCGCAGGCGATCGGTGCGGAAACCCGCGAAAAGCTGAACGCCGCTTCCGAGGCTGAACGCAAGACTCTGGAAGAAAAGCTGTCGCAAAAGCTGGCTGAGGCGGAGAAGACCATTGCGTCCACCCGTGAAGCCGCCATGAGCAACGTGCGCGGCATTGCGACCGATGCGGCAGCGGCCATCGTCCAGCGCCTGGCCGGCGTTACGCCGGACAGCGCATCGGTCGGGCAGGCCGTCGATGCGTCCTTGAAGGGATAA